From the Brachybacterium sillae genome, the window CCGGGACGACCCCCGCGGCCCCCACATCCGGCTCCCGCGACCGTCTGGTGGCGGTGTCCGGGGAGATCCACAAGGCCGTCGTCGGTCAGGACGCGGCCGTGACGTCCCTGGTGATCGCGCTGCTGTGCCGCGGGCACGTGCTGCTGGAGGGTGTGCCGGGTGTGGCGAAGACCCTGCTCGTGCGCGCCCTCGCCGCGAGCCTCGATGTCTCCATGCGTCGCGTCCAGTTCACCCCCGACATGATGCCGGGTGATGTGACCGGCTCCCTGGTGTACGACAGCCGCACCAGCGACCTGGTGTTCCGTGAAGGCCCCGTGTTCACGCACCTGCTGCTGGCCGACGAGATCAACCGGACCCCTCCGAAGACCCAGTCCGCGCTGCTGGAGGCCATGGAGGAGCGGCAGGTCACCGTCGACGGGGTCAGTCATCCCCTGCCCGATCCGTTCCTGGTGGCCGCCACCCAGAACCCCCTGGAGTTCGACGGCACCTACCCGCTGCCGGAGGCCCAGCTGGACCGCTTCCTGCTCAAGGCTGTGCTGCCGCTGCCGGAGAAGGAGGCCGAGCTGGATGTGCTGCGGCGCCACGCGGCCGGTTTCGACACCTCCGATCTGGCGGCCGCCGGTCTGCGGGCCGTCGCCAGCGCCGACGACCTGGTGCAGGCGCGGCGGGAGGTCGCCGCGGTGCAGACCGAGGATGCAGTGCTGGAGTACATCGTGGAGATCTGCCGCGCCACCCGCCGCTCCCCCACCATCGCCCTGGGGGCCTCCCCGCGTGGCGCCATCGCCCTGCTGCGCACCTCCCGTGCCTGGGCCTACCTGCAGGGCCGTGACTTCGTCACCCCCGACGATGTGAAGGCCATGAGCACCGCGACCCTGGGCCACCGTCTACGGCTGACCACGGAGGCCGACCTGGAGGGCGCGCAGATCGAATCGGTCCTCGCCGCGGTGCTGGCGTCGGTGCCCGTACCCCGCTGATCATGCGCATCACCCTCACCCCGCGTGTCCTGCTGGTCGCGCTGCTGGGCATCCCGCTGCTGCTGATCGCCCCGCACTGGGCGACGGTCCTGGTGTGCACCGTGGCACTGCTGACGGTCCTGCTCATCGACGTCCTGGCCGCCGGGTCGCCGCGGCGCCTGCGGGTGACACGGGAGTCGCCGTCCACCACCCGCCTCGGCACCACCGGGGCGGGGCGGTTGCTGCTGACCAACCCGATGGAGCGCACGGTGCGGCTGCAGGTGCGCGACCCGTGGAACCCGACCGCGGGCCTGTCCGACCAGCGGTCCCGTCCGGTGGTGCCCCCCGGGGAGCGCCGCGCCGTCCCCCAGTCCTTCACCCCGGTCCGTCGCGGACGACACACCAGCCCGGGGCCGACCATCGCCCTCACCGGCCCGATGGGACTGACACGTCGCGTGGCGGATCTGCCGGTGCCGGGGGCCTTCCTCGCGCTCCATGCGTTCCCGGCCCGGCGCCACCTGCCGGCGCGACTGCGCCGCCTGCGGGAGATCGAGGGGCTCGCCGCCGTCCATCACCGCGGCCCCGGCACCGAGTTCGATTCCCTCAAGGAGTTCGTGGACGGTGACGACGTCCGGTCGATCGACTGGCGGGCCACCGCCCGCGGTCGCACGGTGGTGGTGCGCACCTGGCGACCGGAACGCGACCGTCGGATCCTCCTCGTCCTCGACACCTCCCGGACCGCTGCGGCGAGGATCGGTGACGCGCCCCGCCTGGATGCCGCGATCGACGCCGCGCTGCTGCTGACGGCCCTGGCGGCCGCTGCGGGTGACCGGGTCGATGTGCTGTGTGCGGATCGCATCCCCCACGCCTCCGTCGAGGGCTCCCCCGCCCGGACGGTGCTGCACGACGTCATCACCACCGTCTCCCCGGTGCAGGCGGCCCTGGTGGAGACGGACTGGGAGATGATCGCGGCGCAGGTGCATCGGCGGACCCGCCGAGGGGACCTGGTCGTGCTTCTGGCGCCGGTGGAGGCCGCCGAAGCAGGCTCGGGCATGCTGCCGGTGGTGGCACGGATCGCCGCCGACCATCCGCTGGTGGTGGCCTCGGTGGAGGACCCGTCGCTGGCGGAGCTGGCAGCCGAGCGCGGGGATGTGCGGGCCGCGTACCGGGCGGCGGCCGCCGCGGCCTCGCGGGTCGAGCGGGGTCACGCGGCGCAGGGGCTCGAGCGGGCCGGGGCGGTCGTCGTCGACGCCGGGCCGGAGGATCTGCCGCAGCGCCTGGCCGATCAGTACCTCGCCCTCAAGGCCGCCGGGCGCCTGTGATCCGGGTGCCTGTCACCCGGGCGCCTGTGACCCGGGCGCCGCGGTCTCTCTTAATTCCCCCCGGCAGGGTGAGCGGCTGCCGAACGGTCAGGCCGCGACCGCGACCCGGTCGCCGGCGAACTCCTCGCTGAGGTCACCCGTGACGCCCTCGGCGTGGACGCGTCGTCCCCGCACCACGGCCAGGGTCACCAGCAGCGCCCACACCAGTGCGCCGATCAGCACCCGCAGCGCCGCGGGCAACCCGCTCGGTGTCACGAAGGCCTCGAGGATCCCGGCGATCAGCAGCACGGGCACCAGTCCGACGGTGACCGTGACCATGGCGCGGGCCCGCTCCGCCACGGCCTGCAGCCGGGGCAGCGGGCCGGGCCGCAACAGCGCCCAGAACACCCGCAGCCCCGCCCCGGACCCCACTACCAGCGCCGTCAGCTCCACCAGACCGTGGGGGAGGATGAAGGTGAAGAACGTCGGCAGCTGCCCCTGGGAGGCCAGTACCCCGCCCATCAGGCCCACGTTCACCCCGTTTTGCAGCAGCATCCACAGCGGCCACACCCCGGTGACACCCAGCACCACCGACTGCACGGCGATCCAGGCGTTGTTGGAGAACACGTACGCGGCGAAGGATCCCGGCTCGCCTTGGCTGTAATACGCCACGAAGTCATGCTGGGCCAGGCGCCGCTGCTGGGCCTGGGAGATGAGGGTGTCGCGGGCGGTGTCGTCCAGGGCGATCCACGTGCCGACCACCAGGGCGGACACCGTCAGCACCGCCGCGGCGACCAGGGCCGACCAGCGGGCCGACCACAGGGCCGCCGGCAGGTCGGTGCCGACGAAGCGGACCACCGACCGCCACATCGGGGCGCGGGCCCCGGTGATCCGCCATCGCGCCCGCGCCACCAGGTGCGACAGCCGCGCGACGAGCTGTGGGTCGGGGTCGGTCGACCGGATCGTCGACAGGTGCGCGGCCGTGCGCCGATACAGACGGATCATCTCCTCGACCTCGTCGGCGTCGAGGCGGCGGCGCGCCACCAGGGTCTCGAGCCGGGACCAGGTCCCGGAGTGCACGGCGGTCAGGGCGTCGGTCTCCACCCCCTCACCGTAGGCGGGCGACGCGCCGCTGTCCTGCGACGAAAGTCGCCGGTGCCGTCCCGGGCGACCGACCCTCGTCGGATCCGCCGACGGCCCCGGCCGCGGCACACTGGCGGCATGACCGCCTCATCGATCGTCGAGGACCGTGTCGTCACCGGCGAGGCCGTCCGCCTCGACCTGCGGCCCGCGGCGTTCCCCGCGCGCATCCTGGCGTTCCTGGTGGACGCTGTGGTTCAGCTGGGTCTGCTCACGCTCGGGTTGTGGACGCTCTCGCTGCTGGAGTTCGACGACGACCTGGTGCGCACCGCCGCCCAGGTGTTCCTCACGGTGGCGGCGTTCGTGCTGCTGCCACTGGTGGTGGAGACCCTCACCGACGGGCGCTCCCTGGGGCGCCTGCTGCTGGGCACCCGGGTGGTGCGTCTCGACGGCGGACCGGTGCACGGCCGCCAGAGCCTGTTGCGGGCGGTCGCCGCGGTGTTCGAGATCTGGGGGACCTCCGGTGGGCTGGCGCTGCTGCTCGCGATGATCGACCGGAAGGGTCGCCGAATGGGTGACATGCTCGCCGGCACCATGGTCATCCAGGAGCGTCTGCGGGTGGCCGAGCGCCCGCGCCCGCAGGTACCGCCGTCGCTGGAGGCCTGGGCCCGCACGGCGGAGGTCGGCAGGCTGCCCCTGGACCTGGCGCGGGAGATCCGCACGTTCCTGCCCCGCGCGGCCGACCTGAACCCGGAGTCGCGGCGGAACCGGGGGCGTGAGCTCACCCACCGCGCCGTCCCGTTCGTGTCCCCGGCGCCGCCTCCGGGCACCGCACCGGAGGAGTTCCTGCAGGCGGTGCTGGCGCTGCGGTCGGCACGCGACGAGGCGCGGCTGCGCCGCACCCTCGCCCAGGAGGATGCCCTGCTGGGAACGGCTCCAGAGTCTCAGTCCTGGGGCAGCAGCCGCGGGACGCCGCCCACCACGTCATAGGAGCGGTCGCAGCCACGGCACCGCAGGGACGCCGCGGCGTCCTCCAGCTCCGCACCGCAGTGCGGGCAGCGCAGGCTCTCGCGGGCCCATCCGGGAAGATCCGCCCCCGTCGGGGCGCCCGAGGCCACACCCGCCGGGCGGTCCGTCGGTGCGTCCGTGACGGCGGGGGACCCGCTCGGCGTGATCCCTCCGCGCACCAGCGCGAGCACCTCGTCACGCACGCGCTCCATGGTCGCCTGCTGCGCCGCCTCCACGTTCAGTCGCAGCAGCGGCTCGGTGTTGGAGGAGCGCAGGGAGAACCACCAGTTCTGCTCAGGGTCCCCGGCGTCGTCCCAGTGGGTGACGGTCATGCCGTCCAGGTCGTCGATCTGGACTCCGCCACGGGTCTCCATGTGTCGGCGCACGAGATCCCGCGCCGCCTGGGCGTCCTCCACGCGGGAGTTGATCTCCCCGCTGGAGACATACGGGGAGTGCTCGGCGACGAGCTCCGACAGCGGCCCCTCGGTCTCGGACAGCGCCGCCAGCACGTGGAGGGCGGCGAGCATGCCGGAGTCGGCGAAGAAGAAATCCCGGAAGTAATAGTGGGCGGAATGCTCACCGCCGAAGATCGCGGAGTTCTCCGCCATCAGCGCCTTGATCAGCGAGTGACCCACCTGGGAGCGGATCCGTCGCCCGCCGGCCGCCTCGATGGCCTCCTGCACGTGGCGGGAGGAGACCAGGTTCGCGACCACCGCGGGACGGTCCTCCCCCTCGGCGCGGGCACGGGCGATCTCCCGCGTCGCGATGAGCGCGGTCACTGCGGAGGGCGAGACCGGGTCGCCCTTCTCGTCGACGACGAAGCAGCGGTCGGCGTCGCCGTCGAAGGCGAGGCCGAGGTCGGCGCCCTCCCGGCGCACCGCCGCCTGCAGATCCCGCAGGTTCGTCGGGTCCAGCGGGTTCGCCTCGTGGTTCGGGAACGTCCCGTCGAGCTCGAAGTACAGCGGGATGATCTCCAGCGTCGGCAGGCGCCGCACCACAGCCGGCACGGTGTGGCCACCCATGGCGTTCGCGGCGTCGACGACCACCCGCAGGCGCCGGTCCCCGCGGATCGGGACCAGCCGCAGCATGGTGTCGACGTAGTCCTCGAGGGTGTCGACGTCGCGACGCGACCCACCCGCCCGCTCCGGGATCTCACCCGCCGCGAGGTACGCCTCCGCGCCACGGCGGATCTCCTGCAGGCCGGTGTCGCGCCCGATGGGACGGGCCCCCGGGCGGCACATCTTGATGCCGTTGTCGGGCGCCGGGTTGTGAGAGGCGGTGAACATGGCGCCGGCGGCGTCATGCAAGCCGCTGGCGCAGTACAGCTGATCGGTGGAGCTGAGACCCGCGAACGCGACCGTGGATCCGCGCCGCACCGCACCCTCGACGAACGCGCGGGACAGCTCCGGGGAGGAGACCCGCATGTCATGGGCGACGATGAGCGGGGCGGCGTCGAGCAGATCCGCGAAGGCCGCGCCGAGGGCGCGCGCCACCTCGACGGTCAGCTGCTCTCCGGCGACGCCTCGCACGTCGTAGGCCTTGACGATCCCGGAGAGATCCGGGGCGGGGCGATGGGCGGTGTCAGTCACGAGGGCTCCTCACGACGTGCAGGCCGCGGCGCGGGGCGCCGGACGGCGGGGGCGGGGTCGGGGACCCGGGGGTGGTGACCCCCGGGTCGAGTCGATGGTCGACGGCGGCCGCGAGCGCGGAGATGTCGTCAGGGGCGGAGGCCTCCCCCGGCACGCGCAGCAGGCGCCAGCCGCGCGGGGCGGTGAGACGCTCGGCATGGTCCCGGCACAGGTCGTAGCTGTGGGGTTCGGCCTGCGCGGACAAGGGACCCAGCACGGCGGTGGAGTCCTCGTACACGTAGGTCAGCGTGCTCACCGCCGGTCGGCTGCACGCGGTTCGGGAGCATTCTCGAGCGGGCACTCCAGCGATTCTACGCGGCGCCGCGGCAACTCCCCGTCAGGGCCACTAGGCTGGCGCGCCATGGACTCCCGTGACCTCACTCCCCCGGGGCCCTCTCTTCGGCGCCGGCGGGACCGCCATGGACGGGGTCTGCGCGGGCATCTGATCCCGCCGCCGCTGCCGGGGTACCGCACCCGGAGGGAGATCTTCGACGAGGCGGTGCTGGACGCGACCGCGCCGTTGCTGGAACGGTTCGGCCGTCGCCTGGAGCATCTGCAGGTCGCCGTGGAGGACGTACCTCCCTCGGATCCGGCCCCGTGGGAGCCGGCGTCCGTTCCCCTGGCGCGGCTCTTCCCCGCGGATCGCGAGCACCCGCCACGGATCGTGCTGTTCCGCCGCCCGATCGAGACGCGCAGCACCTCCCCCGCGGAGCTCGAGATCCTGGTGCGCCAGGTGCTGGCCGAGCAGGTGGGGTCGCTGCTGGCGATGGACCCGGAACAGGTGGATCCGGGGGCCTGGGAGTACTGAGCGGACCCGCGCCCTGCGGCCGGGCGGGTCGGGTGTCGTCGACGCAGCACCGACCGTGAGCGGGCGCGGTCAGCGACTGCGCAGCGTCAGCTCTCCCTCCCCGGTCTGCATCCGCTGCCGCACCGTGACGCTGCTGAGCAGCGCTCCGGAGGATTCGGGCGTCCCCCCGTCCTGCACCCATGCGGCGGTGACGGTCCCGGGGATGCCGGGGACGAGGGTGAGGGCGGCCGCGGGTCCGGCCGTGGTCACCAGCGCGGTGGAGGGCACCGTCACGGCGCGATCGGCGGGCAGTTGCACCGGTACGGGTTCTCCGGCGGCACCGTCCGGCCCCAGCGGCACGAGCGTGGCGGTGGTGGCCTCGGTGGTGCTGAGCACCAGCCGGCCGTCGGGCCCGGTCGGTGACAGTGCGAGGACGGTTCCGTCGTCGAGACGCGGCGCCGAGGTGGCGACGGCGAAATCGAGGGGCGCGTCGACTGTCGACCCCGGCAGATCGGATCCGGCCACGCTGCTGCGCACCACAGCGTCCACCGCTTCCGCAGAGGTGACCTCGACGCTGTAGTCGCCCGGCGGCAGGCCCTCGAGGGTGACCTGCTGCACGGTGCCGCCCGCGACGGTCACGGGCTGCGACACCGCGGCCAGGTTCACGGGTCCTGCCGGTCCGAGCACACGGACGGTCACCGGGACATCGGTGCCGCGGCGGTTCATGAGGACCAGCTGCGGGGCGGGCCCGCCCGCGCGCGCCACGACCCCTGGGAGGATCTGGTCGGCCTCGGGCTCCGGCATCGCGCTGAGGATCTCCGCACCCCGCGGGGTGAGGCCCTCCCGTTCGGTGGCCTGCAGGGTCATCCGCAGCGGGGCGCCGACCGTGTCGACCTGCACACCGATGGCGGCCTGCCCCGGCACGACGGACTCCAGCACCACCTGTTCCGTGGTGTGGGCGGGCACGACCACACGCGAGCGTCCCTCCATCTGTGCCGGTCCGTCTGCGGTGAACACCTGGACGGAGGCGGTGGCGGGCCGGTCGGAATCGTTGTGGAGCACCAGCGTGGTGGTGGACCCCGCGGCCGTGCCGACTCCCAGGAACGTGGCGGAGGTGCTCGGCGACTGGCAGCGGGTCAGGGATCGGGACCGGAAGTCACCCGTGGAGGTGGTCGTCTGCTGCACGACGTCACCCACGGCGGCGGCCTCACCGGAGTCGCGCAGGTCGACGCGCGCGGCGTCCTGGACGGACGGGATGGTCTGCACGGCCACCGCCAGCGGGGACGTCTCCACCGGGGCGTCGATCTCCTGCCCTTCCGTGGTCGTCGCCGCAATGGTCGGGACCCTGGCGGTGCCGTCACGATTGGAGCGGGTAGTGGAGGCCTGCGCGGTGCCGAAGAGGACGGAGGAGTCACCATCCAGGGCGACGGACCGCACGGCGATGGCCGGGTTCGGCGCGGTGCTGCCCAGGGCACTGTCCCCACCCGTGCGGGTGAGCTCCTCGGGCAGGCTCAGAGGCCCGGGGCAACCGACGGTGGCGGCGGCGGGCCGGGAGGTGAGCTC encodes:
- a CDS encoding DUF58 domain-containing protein; this translates as MRITLTPRVLLVALLGIPLLLIAPHWATVLVCTVALLTVLLIDVLAAGSPRRLRVTRESPSTTRLGTTGAGRLLLTNPMERTVRLQVRDPWNPTAGLSDQRSRPVVPPGERRAVPQSFTPVRRGRHTSPGPTIALTGPMGLTRRVADLPVPGAFLALHAFPARRHLPARLRRLREIEGLAAVHHRGPGTEFDSLKEFVDGDDVRSIDWRATARGRTVVVRTWRPERDRRILLVLDTSRTAAARIGDAPRLDAAIDAALLLTALAAAAGDRVDVLCADRIPHASVEGSPARTVLHDVITTVSPVQAALVETDWEMIAAQVHRRTRRGDLVVLLAPVEAAEAGSGMLPVVARIAADHPLVVASVEDPSLAELAAERGDVRAAYRAAAAAASRVERGHAAQGLERAGAVVVDAGPEDLPQRLADQYLALKAAGRL
- a CDS encoding phosphomannomutase/phosphoglucomutase encodes the protein MTDTAHRPAPDLSGIVKAYDVRGVAGEQLTVEVARALGAAFADLLDAAPLIVAHDMRVSSPELSRAFVEGAVRRGSTVAFAGLSSTDQLYCASGLHDAAGAMFTASHNPAPDNGIKMCRPGARPIGRDTGLQEIRRGAEAYLAAGEIPERAGGSRRDVDTLEDYVDTMLRLVPIRGDRRLRVVVDAANAMGGHTVPAVVRRLPTLEIIPLYFELDGTFPNHEANPLDPTNLRDLQAAVRREGADLGLAFDGDADRCFVVDEKGDPVSPSAVTALIATREIARARAEGEDRPAVVANLVSSRHVQEAIEAAGGRRIRSQVGHSLIKALMAENSAIFGGEHSAHYYFRDFFFADSGMLAALHVLAALSETEGPLSELVAEHSPYVSSGEINSRVEDAQAARDLVRRHMETRGGVQIDDLDGMTVTHWDDAGDPEQNWWFSLRSSNTEPLLRLNVEAAQQATMERVRDEVLALVRGGITPSGSPAVTDAPTDRPAGVASGAPTGADLPGWARESLRCPHCGAELEDAAASLRCRGCDRSYDVVGGVPRLLPQD
- a CDS encoding stage II sporulation protein M gives rise to the protein METDALTAVHSGTWSRLETLVARRRLDADEVEEMIRLYRRTAAHLSTIRSTDPDPQLVARLSHLVARARWRITGARAPMWRSVVRFVGTDLPAALWSARWSALVAAAVLTVSALVVGTWIALDDTARDTLISQAQQRRLAQHDFVAYYSQGEPGSFAAYVFSNNAWIAVQSVVLGVTGVWPLWMLLQNGVNVGLMGGVLASQGQLPTFFTFILPHGLVELTALVVGSGAGLRVFWALLRPGPLPRLQAVAERARAMVTVTVGLVPVLLIAGILEAFVTPSGLPAALRVLIGALVWALLVTLAVVRGRRVHAEGVTGDLSEEFAGDRVAVAA
- a CDS encoding RDD family protein, producing the protein MTASSIVEDRVVTGEAVRLDLRPAAFPARILAFLVDAVVQLGLLTLGLWTLSLLEFDDDLVRTAAQVFLTVAAFVLLPLVVETLTDGRSLGRLLLGTRVVRLDGGPVHGRQSLLRAVAAVFEIWGTSGGLALLLAMIDRKGRRMGDMLAGTMVIQERLRVAERPRPQVPPSLEAWARTAEVGRLPLDLAREIRTFLPRAADLNPESRRNRGRELTHRAVPFVSPAPPPGTAPEEFLQAVLALRSARDEARLRRTLAQEDALLGTAPESQSWGSSRGTPPTTS
- a CDS encoding AAA family ATPase produces the protein MSIPADPPIPGDPGTTIAAGTTPAAPTSGSRDRLVAVSGEIHKAVVGQDAAVTSLVIALLCRGHVLLEGVPGVAKTLLVRALAASLDVSMRRVQFTPDMMPGDVTGSLVYDSRTSDLVFREGPVFTHLLLADEINRTPPKTQSALLEAMEERQVTVDGVSHPLPDPFLVAATQNPLEFDGTYPLPEAQLDRFLLKAVLPLPEKEAELDVLRRHAAGFDTSDLAAAGLRAVASADDLVQARREVAAVQTEDAVLEYIVEICRATRRSPTIALGASPRGAIALLRTSRAWAYLQGRDFVTPDDVKAMSTATLGHRLRLTTEADLEGAQIESVLAAVLASVPVPR
- a CDS encoding DUF3499 family protein; this translates as MSTLTYVYEDSTAVLGPLSAQAEPHSYDLCRDHAERLTAPRGWRLLRVPGEASAPDDISALAAAVDHRLDPGVTTPGSPTPPPPSGAPRRGLHVVRSPRD
- a CDS encoding DUF5719 family protein — its product is MSGAQHPVDGRFTDRPDAGGRPDGSRALRRRSAADPATATGPVAPGRRSGRLILGAIAAAALLGAGAAVALTPVAELSAVAPAELTSRPAAATVGCPGPLSLPEELTRTGGDSALGSTAPNPAIAVRSVALDGDSSVLFGTAQASTTRSNRDGTARVPTIAATTTEGQEIDAPVETSPLAVAVQTIPSVQDAARVDLRDSGEAAAVGDVVQQTTTSTGDFRSRSLTRCQSPSTSATFLGVGTAAGSTTTLVLHNDSDRPATASVQVFTADGPAQMEGRSRVVVPAHTTEQVVLESVVPGQAAIGVQVDTVGAPLRMTLQATEREGLTPRGAEILSAMPEPEADQILPGVVARAGGPAPQLVLMNRRGTDVPVTVRVLGPAGPVNLAAVSQPVTVAGGTVQQVTLEGLPPGDYSVEVTSAEAVDAVVRSSVAGSDLPGSTVDAPLDFAVATSAPRLDDGTVLALSPTGPDGRLVLSTTEATTATLVPLGPDGAAGEPVPVQLPADRAVTVPSTALVTTAGPAAALTLVPGIPGTVTAAWVQDGGTPESSGALLSSVTVRQRMQTGEGELTLRSR
- a CDS encoding metallopeptidase family protein; translation: MDSRDLTPPGPSLRRRRDRHGRGLRGHLIPPPLPGYRTRREIFDEAVLDATAPLLERFGRRLEHLQVAVEDVPPSDPAPWEPASVPLARLFPADREHPPRIVLFRRPIETRSTSPAELEILVRQVLAEQVGSLLAMDPEQVDPGAWEY